In one Heterodontus francisci isolate sHetFra1 chromosome 16, sHetFra1.hap1, whole genome shotgun sequence genomic region, the following are encoded:
- the LOC137378338 gene encoding uncharacterized protein, producing MIEPPTNGSECILSIRLSPHLVQYSYSASLLQHSAPQLKLKTSSTKNSINIISSIPNIEHLFLLGDFNARVGADHDSWPSCLGRYGIGQMNENRQRLLELCTYHNLCITNSFFQTKPITRFHGDTQDHIVGTSWPSSSQSSEAWTTYVSQERCLNTFHLRCLRRILGIRWQDRISNAEVLEVATIPSIYAPLSQRRLRWLGHVSRMEDGRIPKDALYSELVTGIRPTGCPCPRFKDVCKCDIKSCNIDHKSLESVASDCQICNACVRVCHSRIGLQALLHKPLTTYRHLPIVSLRQGCQRRLWTIMWTMTTSTRSSPTVIIRQGKTLPKQPSRIEDCDSSDNPS from the coding sequence atgatagagccacctacaaatggctcggaGTGCATATTGTCCATCCGACTGTCGCCGCATTTGGTCCAGTACAGCTACTCAGCATCTCtgctccaacattctgctccccagttgaagttaaagaccagttctacgaagaactccataaatatcattagtagcattcctaatatcgaacatttgttcctgctgggggactttaacgccagggttggggccgaccatgactcatggccctcctgcctcggacgctatggcattggacagatgaatgagaatagacagagactgctggagttgtgtacctatcacaacctctgcatcaccaactcgttctttcaaactaaacccatcaccaggtttcatggagacacccaagatcacatcgttggcaccagctggcccTCATCGTCACaaagcagtgaggcctggacaacgtatgtcagccaagagcgatgtctcaacacattccatcttcgctgtctccggagaatccttggcatcaggtggcaggaccgtatctccaacgcagaagtcctcgaggtggccaccatccccagcatatatgccccactgagccagcggcgcttgagatggcttggccatgtcagccgcatggaagatggcaggatccccaaggatgcattgtacagcgagctcgtcactggtatcagacccaccggatgtccatgtccccgctttaaagatgtctgtaaatgcgacataaagtcctgcaacattgaccacaagtcattggagtcagttgccagtgattgccagatctGCAAcgcctgtgtaagagtctgtcactctagaattggcctccaggcgctgctccacaaaccactgaccacctataggcacttacccatcgtctctttgagacaaggatgccaaagaaggTTATGGACAATCATGTGGACAATGACCACATCTACACGATCCTCACCCACTGTGATCATCAGACAAGGAAAGACTTTACCGAAACAGCCCAGCAGAATTGAGGATTGTGACAGCAGCGATAACCCATCATGA